A segment of the Myotis daubentonii chromosome 6, mMyoDau2.1, whole genome shotgun sequence genome:
ttggctgcctcctgcacacccccagccacctcctgcacagaaccccgggcatgtgcccttgactggaatcgaacccgggacccttctgtcctcaggccgacgctctgtccaaaccagccagggccagaacaTCTCCCTACTTTCCCCTTTCTGCTCTCAGGGCCTCCGTGTCCGGGGCCTCGCCCTTCCCAGCAGGGCCTAACCTCACTCCCTCTTCGTTTCCCTCCGTGCAGCCACCTCGGCTCAGCACACTTGTTTCTGCATGTTCTTCCCGTGCAGAGTTCAGCAGCTCCCCCTCCACAGTTGAAGGGCCAGATGAGCCTCTTTGCGTTTCATAAGAGAATCTTTATGAGATACATTCCACACTGAAGGTTTAACTCGAAGAGCTTTCTTTTCCTCCGCCCAGGTTCTTTCCCTGCACGCTCGGACCCTCCGCCAGAGGGCGGGCTAACGCAGACAGCattcctgcctcccctgcctggcTCACCCACCCCTCCGCCAGCAAGGCTCCCTCCCATGTACCCTTCAGAGCCCAGCTTAGCCGCACTCTGCCATACACTGACCGCTCACACCGGGGACACACCCTCCTCCGGCTTCCCGGAGCCCACACTGCCCTGCACCCTTATGCGGTGCGCCCTTCCTGTGTTATgtttactagaggtccgatgcacaaaattccctcggctgccggcaccagcttccctccaccaggacctgggcctccctcacaGGGAGGCCTCGCCCACCCGCCTCAGCCCGCTGGtcggggcctgggcctccctctgcggggccaTCATGAGGCGATGCCAGGCCCCCGACCAGTCGCATCGCAccggccttggctggcctggcaccagtgggcgtcatagcgtgGTCCTTGTTCCACTGTtcgccgttcggtcgatttgcatattatacttttattacatGGGATGTGGCGTCTCCCACTGCACCTGGGTGGTGGTTCACAGGGCACAGATGCTTGGATGTTTCTTTGCCAGCTGGCGGAAGTGTTCTGCCGGTTGGGAGTGGACGAGGTGGAGCCATTACCCCATGAAGGTGATGTTTAATAGTGGGCAGTGAGGGGAGTTGGGCAGGTGAGCTGCTGGCCATCCTCGGGGACTGCCCCCGGGGACTGCCTCCTGGGGGGACTGGCCGGAGGCAGGGCTCACTGGCTCACTGCCTTGGGGTTCTTTGTGTTTCAGGTGGCAGAGCCTGAGGCCTGCGATGAGATGTACGAGAGCTTAGCACGACTCCATTCAAACTATTACAAACACAAGGTGAGTGGGCACAGCCTGTCATGCCCCCCGCCCTCTGACCTAGAAGAACAAGTGAAAATCTGGTTACACAGTGTTTTGTAAAGAATGTCAGCTTTGCTACTTTCAAATGTAACCAGTAATTTCAAGCAAGCCAACAAAGGCACCTCATGGAGGCTTTCAGGTCACTTAAGTAAACGCTATTTATAATCTTGAATAAAAGCCGTAATGTATATGCCAGTGTGGGCTTCTGGGCGTGTCTGGTGACTTAGATCTGAGATTCTCCGTGTGCTCTGGTGAAagtgcccccccaccctcccccgctgACAGGTGGGTGATTGGGCGCGCCCTGTCACACTGCCACCCTCGGCCTTTCATGATTTCTGTCAGATCCCACTGAGTGTGGTTTTCAGGCTTGAAACTGCTCAGTAATTCCCCACATATGCAGGGTGGGGCCACGTAGGTTTAGGGTGTGAGTACGAGAAACACAGAGATTACTCTTGTGTTATTACTTATCAATTACTGTGTTATCTTCATGTGAGCAGCTAAACCTACCTGGCCCCACCCTGTGCATGGCCAGTGCCTGGCCTGCGTGGAAGAGGGTTACTTCTGAGTCCTCGCAGCTCAGTGTGCGGCCCAAGAGCAGCAGCGGGGCCTCCCCTGGGAGCTGGTTAGAGACTCGGGGGCCCAGCCCGGTCCTGAGTGACAGCCTGCACGCGCCCGGAGGATCCTGTGCGAGTTCAAGTGGGAGCCGCCCGCCGGCCGCAGGTGATGCCCGTACTTGCAAGGCCGCATCTGGGCCTCCAGGTGGCGCTGCTCTTCCGCCTGCCGGGCCTCTGGTCTCTAGACCCTCTGGCGGCCCAGCGCGCAGTCAGGGCCAGGCTTCTCCAGGCTGGCAGGTCCCAGGTGGTGCTGCTGAACtaaccctctcccccctcctcccctctgccgcAACCAGTACCCTCGCCCGCGGGACACGAGCTTCAGCGGCCTGACCCTGGAAGAGTACAAGCTGATCCTCGCCACAGGTACGGAGGCCCCTCTGCCTGTGGGACACCGAGGAGCCTCTGAAGCAACAGCCCTTACACTTTGGCCATAGACTATGGAGAAGGTCAGCAGCGTTGTTTTAAAGAGAAATCCATCCTTAGAGCTTTTAAAGGCAAGGCTGAGCAGCAGGGACGGGAATGCGTAGTCGCCAAAAGGAAGTAGTTGAAATCAGGatggaaggaaaataattttattggtaTGGTCCTAAGAGGGCTGTAGAAACAATGAGGGCTCTGATTGAAACAAAAAGCCACTTGGTGCACATGGacggctctatccactgcgccttATCTGGCCCCAGGGACATGGTCTGTGGGTTAACTGCGCATGTTTTGGAGTCGCTGATAGACTGTGATTAGCAAGAAGGAAAtacccaggccagcccagccctccgcACTTCCGCACCTCCATTGTCACTGACGGGGAACCCTGGGTTGAAGTAGGCAGGTTCTggaaaattactatttttatttgcaaGGATATCATATGCAAAAATAGGCTACCCTTTTCTGAGGGCCTGGCCCTGAAACATTCACCTGCGGCGGCACTCCAGACATTTCTCTTCCCTGCTCCTCTGGCATTCCAGAAAACTACCTTCCGGGCAGACGCACACCTGGTGGCGTCGCCTGCTGTTGTAGCAACGCTGCCCTGTTTTCATTAGTGCCCTGGGAAACGGGGTAGGTTTTTTCCAGGCAGGGTCTTAAAATTCCCGCACTGATGCCCAAGGTCACTGTGAGGACTTGGAGAGTTTCAGCCAAGTTTGAACTTGAAACTATAGAGGAAATAAGCTCTCAGCCTCTGCCCTTCGTTGACCTCAGGCCGCAGTGTAGAGGTGCAGGCTCCCCTCCATCGGCCTCCTGGAAGCCTGCCGCCCGCTCCCCTTCACAGCCGTCCTCAGAGCCTTGTTGTGACCGCCGGTCAGCGTTCCAGATGTCTCCTCTGAGGGGCCAAGAAAACACCGTGCAGTGTCTGTAGTGAGAGGGTTTGAGGCCGGGCCACTGGCCTTGGCCTGGATCCCAAGTGTGTCCACCTTGGGCTTGGGATCATGGGAGACTGAAGAGCCTCGTGGCTTGTAGTGGGGGGTTCAGCCCTCAGCATCCAGCTTTGTGCCCCACAAAGGGACCTGGACTTCTGGGCTGAGGGGCCGTGTGCCCTAATTGTCAAGAGACCACTAACAGTCAGTGTTAGTAAGTAATGTGCTACCTTTAGTTCCAAAAAGCCATTCCTTTTCTCTACAagttttattaagttaaaaatccAGGCTGTGTAATTTGGACAATGTTATGGGGAAATCTAATTTAATATACAGGTAAGATTAGGTGTAAAATCTTAGCCCTGGAGaaactttaaaccagtggttcttgACGGGGCAGTTTTGGTCCCTGGGGGACATGTGGCAGTGTCTGGAGATATTTTAGTTGTCACAGCTGGGCGTGGGGGTGGAGTTTGGgggttgctactggcatctagtgggtagaagctAAGATGCTACAATGCACAGGTCAGCGCCCCAACAAAGTATTATTCTGTCCCAACCCAAATGTGGATAGTGCCAAGACTGAGAAACCCAGCGTTGgttccttgggggggggggggggggcgtgcacaCACGCATGCTTAAGGCGCCCATGGCCTCCCACCAGCCCCCTGCTGCCGTCATAGCCATGCAGATGGCCCCTCTCCTTGGGTGCAGGTCAGGTGCCAGGCAAGCTGCCTCCACGATTGCCTTTCATCCTCAACACCTTTTGAGGCTGGTATTTTCTCCCTACTTTGTAGATGAGGAGCCTGAGGCTAAAGGGTAAAGGAATTTGTTGGAGGGGACCCAGTGGGGGAATGACGGGCAGGGATTCTGCCCAGGTCGTCTCCCTCCCCGGTGCCTGCTCAGCTCCACAGCACGGGGCCCCACCGCGCCGGGTTCAGATCCCGCTCTACCTCTTCCGGCTGTGCGACCTGAGCAACTTGCTTAACCTCCCTCTGCCTGTTTCTACCCCTAAAATATGGAGACGGTCGGGTGTGTGGCATAGGCCAAGCTTCGCCTGTGCCACACACACCTTACTGTCTCCATCTGCCCACGCACGTGCAGCCCAGGCATCGAGGGCGTGGCTTGGtgctgagtggggggggggggggggggtgctgagcCGGCCCCGGTACACGAGTGCTCAGTCCACGCTGGCGTTATTTTCCTGTGACCTGTCTGACTTGCTTTTGAGAAGTGGGGTCTACACACCCCTTTTTCAGGGACAGACTGTGTGAAAAGAAGGCCCGTGGGGCCAATACCGGCCTCAGATGTTAGACATCAGCCTCCTTTCTGTCTTGCCCTTTGCAGACACCCTGGGGGAGCTGCAGGACATGAATAAAGGCTTGTGGAAGAAACTGCAGGAGAAGTTCTCCACCCGGAGTCCCGAGGAGAAGCAGAAGGCCTGGGCTCAGTCCTTATCTCGCCCGCGGACCTGAGTGAAGTCTGTGTATTGCCGTCATAAATAAAGCTCCCTGACCCCCGCGCCGCTGCCTGGGACCTCAGCCAGCCCCACAGAGGACACCGCGCCGTTCCAGGGAAAGCTGCGCCCGAGCAGGCGTGCCCAGCAGCCGCCCGCGGTCAGGGTGGGACGTCTccaggggagaggaggcaggggctcCGGCCGGgcctgggaagggaaggggccggcctccaggccagggcttCCTGTGCAGCCATAGGAGCCccttggggggccggggggggggggtctggctGGGAGCTCCTGGGAAATAGCCAAAACAGGCCAACCTGGAAGAAGGCAGGTGGTCGgccctgtgcccaggcctcagaaGGACGGAGCTGGTCCTCTGCCCGGCCTTGCAGGAAACCTGTGTTCCAGTTGGTTTCAGGGGCAGCGTGGAGCTACAGACAGCCGTGGCCGGGGCCTGGGGCTGTGGTGGCTTCTGTGGGAGGCCAGGACACACGGGCCACCTTTCTGCTCCACGGAACCTTAGCTCTTACTGGGGCCTTCCCATTTCGGACTGAGCtgagggcgggcgggcagggaCCCACAGCGCTCATGGGGAAGAAGCCAAGTGGGCTCCAGTGCGTCCTGGGACGCACACGACAGGCACAGGGCATGACCGAACCGGCGACACCAGTACCGCTCCAGCTCGTCCGGGGACCCTGTGTGTAGTCCCCGATGGCGGCTCAGCCTCTCCCAGGGCCAAGGTGAGGCCGGGCCAGCGGGCCACGtcagccccacagccccaggggccAGAGGAAACGGCAGCCCTTTCTAATGaactatattaatttatttaaggtAATTAACATATTAGTTCTCAGGCCAAAGGATTTGTAAAACATTAcaccaaaaggagaaaaaacaagCGGTCAAAAACCAGCCACTGTCAcgcacccagccctgccccttcacTGTGACCCCCAGAGGCCCAGGaagaggcagggcccaggagcagggcctcCACCCTCCGCCGGcaggcccctggggctggggctgaggctgggccaCGCCGAGGGCGGCCGGGACACGGTCTGCACTGTCTAGGGCAGACCTGAGGCACAGGAGGCGTGCGGGGCTGGGCACCCGGGAATAACTTAGTAACAAAGCCCTAGTGTCCCGGCAACAGCATCCCCCGGAGGCGGGCAGCAACCAAACGTAGTGCTTGGAATAAGAGGTGACCCCACTCCTAACCGCCCCCAGGAGTAGAGGAATGTCAGTTACTGCTTTAAGGGACAAAGCAATCCTCTAAGAGACGTCTTTAAGGCAATAAGGTAAACTGAGTCCCAGTGAGTGTCTGAGTCCTAAGGGCTCCCCCTCCGTGCTGGCCAGCACCCGGGTTGGCTCGGGGGAGTCTGgcagagcaggagctggaggctgGGTGGGCACCTGGCCTCGAGCTGGTGGGCTGGCTGGGCCACCCGACCGAGAGAAGGGCAGTGTTCCCAGCCACAGCTCAGTACCAGCGCCGGCGCAGGCTTCGGCGGGTCTCGCGGGCTCAGCGGCTCATGCAGTTCTGGACGTCCACAAAGCCCAGGCGCTGCCTGCGTTTCCGCTGCTCGGTCATCTGGTTAAACGATGCCAACAGGTCAGGCCCCCGGCACCCTCTGCACAGACACTGCGAGGGGCTGGCGCCCGCCCTCCCACCATGGGCCCCGCTGCCGCTCAGCACTGGCGGCGGCCCAGGCCCTCAGGCAGCGAGATGGAGCCCCAGACCCTTGGTTTCAGCTCACTtgtcacagccctggctttgtgcAGCTGGGAAGCCGCCCCACCCAAAAGGGGCTGCCTCGCCTCTGCCGCTGCCCGATGGAGGGGGTGCTGTGTCTCAGGGGCTGGGGATGGGCTGCCACCCCCAGTCTAGCTTTCCACAGAGGGGAGTGTTTGGGACCCGTCTTCTACCCCAGACCCAAGAAGGGGGGGACATGGGGGACATGCAGGCCCCAGCACCTACTCCTTCCCccgcagggcaggctgggctgtgagctTGGGTGGCCTGAGGCCGCCCGGTGCAGGctgagggcggagggggggggaggggggggcgggaggaggggcgctGGGTGCACACCTGCTCCTTGAGCTCGTTGAGCTGGGCGGTGAGGTGGGACACCAGCTTCATGGTGGAGCTCAGCTTGTCCTGAAGAATCCGGATCTCGttctgctccccctccccttcgTTGCTCACGAGGGACATGGCCCTCATCCGGGGGAACCAGTCCAGGTTCTTGTTCTGAAAAGATCAGCGGGTGAGCAAGCAGTGCCGCCGGCCCCGGCCACCCACTCCCAGGACGTTTCGGGGAGGCCGATGCCCGGTCCTCCCCGGCCGGAGTGAGCTGGCAGTGAGCCCTCTGCGGCCAGCGCCCTGCACTGGACAGGCTGGCTCCCATTAGCCGCTCGGCCTTTCCCGCTGTCAGCACCATCTGTTCACTCAGCCCCTCCGAGGTGGAGGGGAGGCCTCCGCACCAAACCCCGAATCTTcgtccttcctccccttcccctcccccagcacgcACGCCCCAGGGAGATGCGAGTGGGACggatggagcaggagcaggaggcctgcaTCTGCCATGGCCCAGCCGCGTTTCCCAcgacaggaaggagggagggaccgAGCCGCTTTCTGGTTCCGTGGGGCAAGCTGTGAGCCTCAGACCAGCTGATAGACCTGCACTCCAACCAGCTCACATTGCAGATTCACAAGCAAACAGGACTCTTCCCACTGAATGGGCCTTTGCTTCCAGCCTCCAAAGTCTCTGCTGCGCGGCCACAGAAGATGCACCCTCGTTGGAACTGATGTTCTCCTTGACCCCAAACGCGACAGTACATTCCCTCCCAACATCCAGAGCAGCAGCCACGGCCCCGGGACATCACACCGGCCGCTGGGGCTGATGGgtttgctgtctctctctctctctctctctctctctctctctctctctctgtctctctctctctctgtctctctctctctctctctctttctcgacAGCAGAGCCCCAGGGCTGGCTCCAGCCTCCTCGCTCCCTGCTAGCCTTTCACCAAGTGCCCACGGctgtcccgcccctcccccaggcctccacAGTCATGCAGGCCACGGCCACCTCCCAGGACCAGACCTTGATCATCTGGGCCACGTAGCTCTCGGGGCCCGTGTAGTCCGTCTTGTTTTTCACGCGGACCAGCACGATGAAGTACAGGTAGTTCCACATGTTGTGCTCGAACTTGATGTGCTCCTCAAACGACACCGTCTTGTTATCAAACTTGTCCCTCTCCAGACCTGAGGGTGCAGAGGGCGAGGGTGAAACCACCCGCctcctggagcctgtgggccacCCAGGCCGCACACACCACCTGTTCTCAGGCCCGGTCTGGTGAGTGCGGGCACTGCCCACTCCGGGACACTCAGATCCCCTGCACTAAGCAGCAGCCACGTGGCGTGGACATCGGCCCTGCCCCAGCGGCAGCCCTCACCAGGCACCTGAGGACGCCGGAGAAGCAGGGCTGTCCTACAGGCAACACCTGTTCCTCAGCCTGCGGCGGCTGCAGGAGGGACCAGCACTTCAGACCAGGGATGGGAAAGCCCTGGACTGAGACCAGAGGCTCGAGgctgctgcctgggctggggggcctctgtAAGTTGAGCGAGTTCAAAGGAATGCTTTGAGGCCCTTTCCCGCTCCCTGTTACTCCAAGTTCGGGCAGGGCCTGTGGTCCCCAATTCTGAGATGAGCAAACAGCCAACCAGCCATCAGCCCCAGGGCAGGGCTCCCCGGGGGCCTCAGGAACCCAGGGAAGGGCCAAACGGAGGCTGCCCCGGGCCCAGATCGcgccccggccagggctgcccgGCCCCGAGGCCTGTGCGGCGGGAAGCGGCCTCACCGCAGATGAAGCACGTGGTCTTGAGGATCTCCTCCTTCTTCTGCTTCTCGCTGCGCAGGTCGGCAAAGGTGTCGATGATCACCCCGAAGATGAGGTTCAGCacgatgatgatgacgatgaagAAGAACAGGAGGTCGTAGACCACGCGGGCCGGGAAGAGGGACTCCTGCAGGGCAAGGGGGAGGTGGGCCGCAGTCCCCGTCCACCGGCAGGCAGGGCTCGGCGGGTCAGGGCTGCGATGGAGGGGCCCGGCCACAGCAGAGGGAAGATGGCAGAGTGGACCCACCCTCACTCCATGGGGTGAGAACTGCACCCCGAGTGTGGGCTGGCAAACAGCGGGCTCAGAAGGGAGGCCAGCCGGGCAAAGGCCTGGactgggagtggggctgcaggcTAGGCTTGCCCTGCCCCTAACCTCAGGGCTGAACCCCTCTGCCCCGCCCTCAGCACGCCAGGCCTCACAAGTTCTAGAAGCCCTCTGTTTGGCTAAGGAGAGGGCTTATCACCCCCTCGGGAGGGGGACAGACTGCTGTTCTGGGAAAGCTGGCTGCCCCAGCCAATCCCGGGGCCTCTATGGAGCTGAGTCAGCTCcccgctgggggctggggctctgcctcacagaggaAGCACTGTGGCCTGGGCCCGCCCGGCGCTGACTCACGCCTTCCCCAGCTCAGCAAGGCCGGGCTACCCAGGTCTCTCCTAGAGCATCGGCAGGGAGCCAGGAGGGTGTCCGAGCAGACGGGTGGGGTGGCTCAGCGACAACGTAACTCACTTTGACGGAGCGGGAAGTCAGGGAAAGGGGTGTAAACGGGGGCTAATACTGAGATTGGGGGACCAAACTGCTCTGCCTGGCCGCGACCCGAGGGCAGGACCCTCGCAGCTGCGGCCGGGCCAGGGCTTGGGCCCCATGGacgtgggaggggagggtgctcACGTCTTTGGAGGGCT
Coding sequences within it:
- the LOC132237458 gene encoding ubiquinol-cytochrome-c reductase complex assembly factor 2 — encoded protein: MAAGRYRRFLKLCEEWPVDETKRGRDLGAYLRQRVAQAFREGENTQVAEPEACDEMYESLARLHSNYYKHKYPRPRDTSFSGLTLEEYKLILATDTLGELQDMNKGLWKKLQEKFSTRSPEEKQKAWAQSLSRPRT